In Neovison vison isolate M4711 chromosome 11, ASM_NN_V1, whole genome shotgun sequence, one genomic interval encodes:
- the CHRNB3 gene encoding neuronal acetylcholine receptor subunit beta-3: MTTNVWLKQEWTDHKLRWNPDEYGGIRSIKVPSESLWLPDIVLFENADGRFEGSLMTKVIVRSNGTVIWTPPASYKSSCTMDVTFFPFDRQNCSMKFGSWTYDGTMVDLVLINENVDRKDFFDNGEWEILHAKGMKGNRRDGVYSYPFITYSFVLRRLPLFYTLFLIIPCLGLSFLTVLVFYLPSDEGEKLSLSTSVLVSLTVFLLVIEEIIPSSSKVIPLIGEYLLFIMIFVTLSIIVTVFVINVHHRSSSTYHPMAPWVKRLFLQKLPTLLCMKDHVDRYSFPDKDASQPVVKGKTLEKRKQRQVNDGETVLVAFLEKAADSIRYISRHVKKQHFINQVVQDWKFVAQVLDRIFLWLFLIVSVTGSVLIFTPALRMWLHSSH, from the exons GAGTGGACAGACCACAAATTACGCTGGAATCCTGATGAATACGGTGGAATTCGTTCAATTAAAGTTCCATCAGAATCTCTCTGGCTTCCTGACATAGTTCTCTTTGAAAA CGCCGATGGCCGGTTCGAAGGCTCCCTCATGACCAAAGTCATCGTGAGATCCAACGGCACGGTCATCTGGACGCCCCCCGCCAGTTACAAAAGCTCATGCACCATGGACGTCACGTTTTTCCCATTCGACCGGCAGAACTGCTCCATGAAGTTCGGGTCGTGGACTTACGATGGAACCATGGTTGACCTCGTTCTGATCAATGAAAATGTTGACAGGAAGGACTTCTTTGATAACGGAGAATGGGAGATCCTCCATGCAAAAGGGATGAAGGGCAACAGGAGAGACGGCGTCTACTCCTATCCGTTCATCACATACTCGTTCGTCCTGCGCCGCCTGCCCCTGTTCTACACCCTCTTCCTGATCATCCCCTGCCTGGGGCTGTCTTTCCTGACTGTGCTCGTGTTCTATCTCCCTTCTGACGAAGGGGAAAAGCTGTCTCTGTCAACCTCAGTGCTGGTTTCCCTGACTGTGTTCCTCCTGGTCATTGAGGAAATAATCCCCTCTTCCTCCAAAGTCATTCCTCTCATTGGAGAGTACCTGTTGTTCATTATGATTTTCGTGACCCTGTCGATTATTGTGACTGTTTTCGTGATTAACGTTCACCACAGATCCTCTTCCACTTACCACCCCATGGCCCCCTGGGTGAAAAGACTGTTTCTGCAAAAACTTCCTACATTGCTTTGTATGAAGGACCACGTGGATCGCTACTCTTTCCCAGATAAAGATGCAAGTCAGCCAGTGGTGAAAGGTAAAACtctagaaaaaaggaaacagagacaGGTGAATGATGGAGAAACCGTTCTTGTTGCTTTCTTGGAAAAGGCAGCTGATTCCATCAGGTACATCTCAAGGCATGTGAAGAAGCAGCATTTCATCAACCAG GTGGTACAAGACTGGAAATTCGTAGCCCAAGTTCTGGACCGAATCTTTCTGTGGCTCTTTCTGATAGTGTCAGTTACCGGCTCTGTTCTGATCTTTACTCCTGCTTTGAGGATGTGGCTCCACAGTTCCCACTAG